A DNA window from Litorivicinus lipolyticus contains the following coding sequences:
- the galT gene encoding galactose-1-phosphate uridylyltransferase gives MSGHWEKRWHPLRREWVIISANTAARPWGGARVDGAGPAAVKHDPNCYLCPGNTRACGDTNPAYVGTYAFDNDFPSLSFAAPVTAAAGRDQAGGLCRVLCWSPRHNDSLASLDDAALQAVVRLMRDEHRAARRPGVAQVLVFENRGAEIGVSNPHPHGQLYATDFVTRQADEWRDAQHQHRVKSGGRLIPDYLAGMAPGQRIGGQGEWSVYVPECARLPFETWTTLDSAVSHLDGLSDAQCDALGPLLGQLVRAYDGHFGRATPMNLLWASAPVDGDPRNRDWQLTLMAQPALREPDKLKYFGGFEQLSGNVVNPLRPEDAAAQLSLAMARAARA, from the coding sequence ATGAGTGGCCATTGGGAAAAGCGCTGGCATCCGCTGCGCCGAGAGTGGGTCATTATCAGTGCCAACACCGCGGCGCGTCCGTGGGGCGGTGCCCGGGTCGATGGCGCGGGCCCCGCGGCTGTCAAGCACGACCCCAATTGCTACCTGTGCCCGGGTAACACACGCGCCTGCGGTGACACCAATCCGGCCTACGTTGGAACCTATGCCTTCGACAACGACTTTCCGTCGCTGTCATTCGCCGCGCCGGTCACCGCCGCCGCGGGCCGCGATCAAGCCGGTGGTCTGTGTCGAGTCCTGTGCTGGAGCCCGCGCCACAACGATTCCCTGGCCAGTTTGGATGACGCTGCACTGCAAGCCGTGGTGCGCTTGATGCGCGATGAGCATCGTGCCGCGCGCCGGCCAGGTGTCGCCCAAGTGTTGGTGTTTGAAAACCGCGGCGCCGAGATCGGCGTTTCAAATCCGCACCCGCATGGCCAGCTATATGCGACTGACTTTGTAACCCGCCAAGCGGACGAATGGCGCGACGCCCAGCACCAGCACCGGGTTAAATCGGGCGGACGGTTGATTCCGGATTACTTGGCCGGGATGGCTCCAGGGCAGCGCATCGGTGGCCAGGGTGAATGGTCGGTGTACGTGCCCGAATGCGCGCGCTTGCCGTTTGAGACCTGGACTACGTTGGACAGTGCAGTCAGTCATCTGGACGGTCTGAGTGATGCCCAGTGCGATGCCTTGGGGCCGCTGCTGGGCCAGTTAGTTCGGGCCTACGACGGCCATTTTGGGCGCGCGACGCCGATGAATCTATTGTGGGCCAGCGCTCCGGTTGATGGCGATCCACGCAACCGCGACTGGCAGCTGACGTTAATGGCCCAGCCGGCGCTGCGCGAGCCGGATAAATTGAAGTATTTTGGTGGCTTCGAACAATTGAGCGGCAATGTGGTCAACCCGCTGCGCCCCGAGGACGCGGCGGCC